DNA from Marinagarivorans cellulosilyticus:
GTGCCGGCGGTATAGCTTGTGCTGCAATTTTGTGGCTTGTTGTTGATAAACGTCTAGAGATATTACGAGGATAGGGATGAAGGCAATCATTGTAGCCCCAAATGCTTCAGCCAGAGGTGGAGGAGAAAGTATTATCCCTCTGCATTATTTTAATTTCTTATCTAACTGCGGTGTTTCTACATTTTTAGTCGTCCATTCTAGGTCTCGGGACGAGATTGATGCCCTGTTTGCGGATAAGAAAGAGGATGTGTACTACGTAGAGGATACGCGCCTTCAAAAAATTTTATTTTTATGTGGGCGTAGACTCCCCAAAAGAATAAGCTCTTTTTTTACAGGCTTTATTATTGATATTATTACTCAGCGAGAGCAGCGAAAGCTTATTCGGAAGCTTGTTGCTGAAAAATCAATAGATATAGTACATCAGCCCATTCGGGTATCGCCTAAATTACCGTCTTTAATTCATAATGTTGGTGCGCCGGTCATTATTGGGCCAATGAATGGCGGTATGACATTCCCTAGCGCATATCAGGATATGCAGGGGCGGTCAGAAAAGTATTTTATGGCGTTTGGGCGTTTTTTCTCTAGAGTCTTCAATCTTTTATTTCCGGGCAAAAAGTATGCTAAAGCACTTTTGGTGGCTAACCAGAGAACGGCTGGAGCATTACCGAGGGGGCTATGTTCAAATGTTATCGAGCTTGTAGAGAATGGTGTTGATTTAAATATTTTTAAGCAGTCTGATTTAACTGAGCTCGCTCCTGAAGCTTTGCCTCTAGATGATGCTGCGAAGAGCTGTCGCTTCATCTTTGTTGGGCGTTTAGTGGATTGGAAGTGTGTGGATGTTTTGCTTCGTGCGATAAAAATATTGCAAGACCGAGATATGAATGTTTTTCTCGATATCGTGGGTATGGGTGAAGATAAGCTTCAGCTTGAAGAGCTTGCAACTAGTTTAGATTTGGGGGGGAGGGTTAATTTCTTAGGTTTTAAGACCCAAGTAGAGTGCGCCCAGCTCATTACTAATGCTGATTGTCTTGTTCTTCCTAGTGTGTATGAGTGTGGGGGCGCTGTTGTCCTGGAAGCGATGGCGATGGGTAAGCCTGTTATTGCTTCTAATTGGGGCGGGCCTGCAGACTACCTAGATGCATCGTGCGGTATTTTAGTGGATATCCCAAAGACTAAAGAAGCGTTTGTTGAGCAGTTTGCTGAGGCTATGGCGAAAATTAGTTGTGATCCAGAAAACCGCCATCAGTTGGGCAAAAATGGCTTGGATAAGGTTAAGGTTCAATTTGACTGGGCTCGTAAAGTCGAGAAAATGAAATCAATTTACTTGGATGTTCTCAGCCCTTAAGTTGTGTAAGGCCGTGCACAGTTGTCTTCGCGGTATGATTTGTAGTTATGTATCCTCGGCTCGTAGTTAGCCAAAGGTCATTTCGCAATTTGTGGGGGGGGGAAGTCCGCACAATAAAAAGGCCGCATGCTTTAACACATGCGGCCTTTTTATGTACTAAAAGCTAAAAGTATTAGCGCTCTAGGTACTGGATTTTCCCGGGTACGCCGTCCCATTCTTCGGCGTCGTCGGGGGCATCTTTTTTCTCGGTAATATTGGGCCATACTT
Protein-coding regions in this window:
- a CDS encoding glycosyltransferase family 4 protein — its product is MKAIIVAPNASARGGGESIIPLHYFNFLSNCGVSTFLVVHSRSRDEIDALFADKKEDVYYVEDTRLQKILFLCGRRLPKRISSFFTGFIIDIITQREQRKLIRKLVAEKSIDIVHQPIRVSPKLPSLIHNVGAPVIIGPMNGGMTFPSAYQDMQGRSEKYFMAFGRFFSRVFNLLFPGKKYAKALLVANQRTAGALPRGLCSNVIELVENGVDLNIFKQSDLTELAPEALPLDDAAKSCRFIFVGRLVDWKCVDVLLRAIKILQDRDMNVFLDIVGMGEDKLQLEELATSLDLGGRVNFLGFKTQVECAQLITNADCLVLPSVYECGGAVVLEAMAMGKPVIASNWGGPADYLDASCGILVDIPKTKEAFVEQFAEAMAKISCDPENRHQLGKNGLDKVKVQFDWARKVEKMKSIYLDVLSP